A region of Necator americanus strain Aroian chromosome I, whole genome shotgun sequence DNA encodes the following proteins:
- a CDS encoding hypothetical protein (NECATOR_CHRI.G2582.T2) — protein sequence MACQAGASEAVVLRLKSHDVSDVSLASSESSGCSSQRSSILRSPVNLEETPVLHGTESSLSTDPPKPEMTDGKESRASNAGTSSPTPAAVPPHLLRKNNTSEIIHHHPVFVKDTSKYWYKPTISREQAINMLRDKAPGTFVVRDSNSFPGAFGLALKVATPPPGVAPGDGTELVRHFLIEPSPKGVKLKGCNNEPVFGSLSALVYQHSITPLALPTKLLLPEFDPATTPEHVSATQALLEQGAACNVAYIGSVDCESLTGSECVRRAVARTVEDTQRGLSRPVSVHFKVSSQGVTLTDNTRKVFFRRHFPVNSVIFAGMDPADRKFDNFCVIGFHDGCVKSARLFAIVARKPSSMENACHVFAELEPEQPATAVVNFINKVLFANRRS from the exons ATGGCTTGCCAAGCCGGCGCTTCGGAAGCGGTCGTACTTCGATTGAAATCGCACGACGTTTCGGACGTGTCGCTGGCATCGTCCGAGTCGTCCGGGTGCTCGTCTCAGCGGTCGTCAATTCTGCGTAGTCCTGTCAATCTGGAGGAGACTCCAGTCCTACACGGCACTGAGAGTTCGCTCTCAACCGATCCACCGAAACCGGAGATGACGGATGGCAAAGAATCGAGAGCATCTAACGCTGGAACTTCGTCTCCGACTCCAGCCGCCGTGCCTCCGCATCTTCTCAGAAAGAACA ACACCTCCGAGATCATTCATCATCATCCGGTTTTCGTTAAGGACACCTCAAAGTACTGGTACAAGCCGACCATTTCTCGAGAACAAG CGATCAACATGCTACGAGACAAGGCTCCAGGCACGTTCGTCGTCCGTGACTCGAACAGTTTCCCAGGCGCGTTCGGACTCGCTCTCAAAGTCGCTACACCACCGCCAGGAGTTGCACCAG GTGATGGCACCGAACTCGTCCGACATTTCCTCATTGAACCATCCCCGAAAGGTGTCAAACTCAAAGGATGCAACAATGAG CCTGTCTTTGGCTCCTTGTCTGCTCTGGTATATCAGCACTCGATCACACCATTAGCGTTACCCACGAAGCTGCTGCTTCCTGAATTTGATCCGGCCACGACGCCCGAGCACGTTTCAGCTACGCAAGCGCTTTTGGAACAGGGTGCAG CTTGCAACGTCGCCTACATCGGAAGCGTGGATTGCGAATCGCTAACCGGCAGTGAATGCGTCCGAAGAGCTGTAGCTCGAACTGTGGAGGACACGCAACGAGGACTTTCTCGGCCTGTTTCCGTTCATTTCAAG GTGTCTTCCCAAGGTGTTACACTCACGGATAACACACGAAAAGTGTTCTTCCGTCGGCATTTCCCAGTAAATTCTGTGATCTTTGCCGGAATGGATCCTGCCGATAGGAA attCGACAACTTCTGCGTGATTGGATTCCATGATGGATGTGTGAAAAGCGCTCGCTTATTTGCAATCGTTGCGAGAAAA CCATCATCCATGGAAAACGCTTGCCATGTGTTCGCCGAGTTGGAGCCAGAGCAACCCGCTACAGCTGTGGTGAACTTCATCAACAAAGTTCTCTTTGCCAACAGAAGATCATGA
- a CDS encoding hypothetical protein (NECATOR_CHRI.G2585.T1) produces MEEGNGNRRSVRQESPCLNEVEDIKGGCASSCPLRMRVLAGDESLGKGVARYGDADVLFEVDVRRKAARQAKDSLVGPGEAGYDRCAFVYG; encoded by the exons ATGGAAGAGGGAAATGGCAACAGGCGttctgtgcgacaagaaagtccctgtttgAATGAAGTGGAAGATATAAAGGGCGGTTGTGCGTCcagttgccctttacggatgcgagtgttGGCCggcgacgaaagccttggaaagggtgttgcacgctatggagatgcggatgtgcTGTTTGAGGTGGACGTTAG GCGTAAGGCCGCGCGGCAGGCCAAGGATTCGCTGGTTGGACCaggtgaagctggatatgatagatgcgcgtttgtgtacggctga
- a CDS encoding hypothetical protein (NECATOR_CHRI.G2586.T1), which produces MGAQLKTVLLNKRDIPLKDPTLWVAQKRSHPVYLTSDDMSRAAGIREKNYKYKFWWRTCQSEGGGVYLAAKREAKKAVSKKQYPWTLLFADDVVLASETRDDLQKQVQSLKDRLQQNGLRLNVSKTEYTEVGPKIDGLICVDGSELKMDCFKYLGSKVTSIGDIEQKGRARVNVAWKREMATGVLCDKKVPV; this is translated from the exons ATGGGTGCCCAACTGAAGACTGTGTTACTCAACAAGCGCGACATCCCTCTCAAAGATCCAACGTTGTGGGTTgcccagaaaagatcccaTCCTGTCTACCTTacatctgatgatatgagcagagcg GCGGGAATCCGCGAAAAGAATTACAAATATAAGTTCTGGTGGAGGACATGTCAGTCTGAAGGTGGTGGTGTTTACCTTGCGGCGAAGAGGGaagctaagaaggcagtctccaag AAGCAGTACCCGTGGaccctactctttgccgacgatgtcgtGCTCGCGTCCGAgactcgagatgatcttcagaaacaagtacagtctttgaaggatcggctgcagcaaaatggattgcgcctcaatgTATCAAAAACTGAATACACGGAGGTCGGACCAAAAATAGATGGTTTAATTTGCGTCGATGGCAGCGAATTAAAGATGGACTGTTttaagtaccttggatccaaagtgacttccataGGCGACATTGAACAaaaaggtcgagcacgtgttaatgtgGCATGGAAGAGGGAAATGGCAACAGGCGttctgtgcgacaagaaagtccctgtttgA
- a CDS encoding hypothetical protein (NECATOR_CHRI.G2584.T1), giving the protein MRLIRYKYLALIWLYAIQKPLQESVMASEKVSSSCAPTETAEDYHNDTFYDEPNTLIFTIFSQHAVIVES; this is encoded by the exons ATGAGGCTAATAAGGTATAAATATTTGGCTCTAATTTGGCTCTACGCAATTCAAAAACCGCTCCAAGAAAGTGTCATGGCTTCCGAAAAA GTCTCCAGTAGTTGCGCACCTACAGAGACCGCTGAAGACTATCACAATGAcaccttctatgatgaacccAACACGTTGATATTCACGATATTCAGTCAACATGCGGTCATTGTGGAGTCGTGA